Proteins from a genomic interval of Mycobacterium conspicuum:
- a CDS encoding acyl-CoA synthetase — translation MSEWPIGAVLDAIADAVPDRVMTVCGDRRSTFAEAAERTRRLANYLAHKGFGAHVERDALANWECGQDRMALIMHNDLYPDMVIACLKARVVPVNVNHYYTPREVADLLAYVKPRGVIYHRSLGAKFADVLPCPGAELLISIDDGSEYPELAGAVSFEDALAQGDSDHTNTPSPDDALMICTGGTTGRPKGVLWRQGDMYVVSMNGADHATVEEIHQKVQNGGAPWFAVSPLMHAAGMWTAFAAILSGLTVVLYDTRHKFDPTTVLEIAEREKVGMMTMVGDAYAAPLVEELGRRSYDLSALFAIGTGGAATNVKYQNALLEHLPQITLINGYGSSETGNMGFGHSRHGSRTDTFTFRSGGLVVSEDYSRFLDPGDAEVGWVARVGRIPLGYFDDQAATAKTFPVVQGQRVVISGDRASVDADGTLRLFGRDSLVINTGGEKVFVEEVEEVLRAHPAVADVLVVGRDSERWGQEVAALIQLRPGFALDDEVLSAHCSAELARFKVPKAFIVVDRVRRLGNGKADYRWAKQQATQHVSTTARTGGP, via the coding sequence ATGAGCGAATGGCCGATCGGCGCTGTCCTGGACGCGATCGCTGACGCAGTGCCCGACCGCGTGATGACGGTGTGCGGGGATCGGCGCAGCACCTTCGCCGAAGCCGCCGAGCGGACGCGTCGGCTGGCCAACTATCTGGCGCACAAGGGCTTTGGCGCACATGTCGAGCGCGACGCGCTCGCCAATTGGGAGTGCGGGCAGGACCGCATGGCCCTCATCATGCACAACGACCTGTATCCCGACATGGTCATTGCGTGCCTGAAGGCCCGCGTGGTGCCGGTCAATGTCAACCACTACTACACCCCGCGCGAAGTGGCCGACCTGCTGGCTTACGTCAAGCCGCGCGGTGTGATCTACCACCGCTCCCTGGGCGCGAAGTTCGCCGACGTGCTGCCGTGTCCGGGCGCCGAGTTGCTGATCTCGATAGACGACGGCAGCGAATACCCCGAACTCGCAGGCGCGGTCTCCTTCGAAGACGCGTTGGCGCAAGGCGATTCCGATCACACCAACACCCCGTCGCCTGATGACGCGCTGATGATCTGTACGGGGGGAACCACCGGTCGTCCCAAGGGTGTGCTGTGGCGGCAGGGCGACATGTACGTCGTGTCGATGAACGGTGCGGATCACGCCACCGTCGAGGAGATTCATCAAAAGGTGCAGAACGGTGGCGCGCCCTGGTTTGCCGTGTCCCCGCTGATGCACGCGGCTGGCATGTGGACGGCGTTCGCGGCGATTCTGTCCGGGCTGACCGTCGTCCTCTACGACACCAGGCACAAGTTCGACCCGACCACGGTCCTCGAAATCGCCGAACGCGAGAAGGTCGGGATGATGACCATGGTGGGTGACGCCTATGCGGCGCCACTGGTCGAGGAACTCGGCCGTCGAAGCTACGACCTGTCGGCGTTGTTCGCGATCGGCACCGGGGGCGCCGCCACCAACGTCAAATACCAAAACGCACTGCTCGAGCACTTGCCGCAGATCACCTTGATCAACGGGTACGGCTCCTCGGAGACAGGGAACATGGGGTTCGGGCACAGCCGGCATGGCAGCCGCACCGACACATTCACCTTCCGCAGCGGCGGGCTGGTGGTGTCGGAGGACTACAGCCGCTTCCTCGATCCGGGCGACGCCGAGGTCGGCTGGGTGGCCCGGGTCGGCCGTATCCCATTGGGCTACTTCGATGATCAGGCGGCGACCGCCAAGACGTTCCCGGTGGTGCAAGGCCAGCGGGTGGTCATCTCCGGCGACCGCGCCTCGGTGGATGCCGATGGCACGCTGCGGCTGTTCGGCCGGGATTCGTTGGTGATCAACACCGGTGGCGAGAAGGTGTTCGTGGAGGAAGTCGAAGAGGTGCTGCGTGCGCACCCCGCCGTTGCGGACGTGTTGGTCGTCGGCCGTGACAGCGAGCGCTGGGGGCAGGAAGTCGCAGCGCTGATCCAGCTGCGCCCCGGCTTCGCCCTGGACGACGAGGTGTTGTCCGCGCATTGCAGCGCCGAGTTGGCCCGGTTCAAGGTGCCCAAGGCGTTCATCGTGGTGGATCGGGTGCGCCGCCTCGGAAACGGCAAGGCCGATTACCGATGGGCCAAACAGCAAGCCACACAGCATGTTTCGACTACTGCGAGGACGGGCGGGCCGTGA
- a CDS encoding amidohydrolase family protein, which yields MTTLDYQAIDVDNHYYEPLDSFTRYLPKEFKRRGVQMVRDGKRTWAVMGERINHFIPNPTFDPIIEPGCLDLLFRGEIPEGVDPASLMKVDRLENHPEYQNREARLKIMDGQNLETVFMLPTFACGVEEALKEDIEATMASVHAFNLWLDEDWGFNRPDGRMISAPIISLADPDRAVEEVEFVLGKGARLVLVRPAPVPGRVKPRSLGDPLHDPVWARLAEAGVPVGFHLSDSGYNAINALWGGKATFEGFGAKDPLDQVLVDDRAIHDTMASMIVHQVFSRHPKLKAVSIENGSYFVYRLIKRLKKAANTAPSHFKEDPVEQLKNNVWIAPYYEDDVKLLADTIGVDKILFGSDWPHGEGLADPMTFTADIPQFPEFSAEDTRKVMRDNALELLGANVPASA from the coding sequence ATGACGACGCTGGACTATCAGGCGATTGACGTCGACAACCACTACTACGAACCGCTGGATTCGTTCACTCGTTACCTGCCGAAGGAGTTCAAGCGACGCGGGGTGCAAATGGTCCGGGACGGCAAACGCACCTGGGCGGTGATGGGGGAGCGGATCAACCACTTCATCCCGAACCCGACGTTCGATCCGATCATCGAGCCGGGCTGCCTGGACCTGTTGTTCCGCGGGGAGATTCCCGAGGGCGTCGACCCCGCGTCGTTGATGAAGGTCGATCGGCTGGAGAACCATCCCGAATACCAAAACCGCGAGGCGCGGTTGAAGATCATGGACGGCCAAAACCTCGAGACGGTGTTCATGTTGCCGACGTTCGCGTGCGGGGTCGAGGAGGCGCTCAAGGAGGACATCGAGGCCACCATGGCTTCGGTGCACGCGTTCAACTTGTGGCTGGATGAGGACTGGGGTTTCAACCGCCCGGACGGCCGAATGATCTCGGCGCCGATCATCTCGCTGGCCGACCCGGACCGGGCGGTCGAGGAAGTCGAGTTCGTGCTGGGCAAGGGCGCGCGGCTGGTGCTGGTGCGGCCCGCCCCGGTGCCCGGGCGGGTCAAGCCACGTTCGCTGGGTGATCCGCTGCACGATCCGGTTTGGGCGCGGCTCGCCGAAGCCGGTGTCCCGGTGGGCTTTCACCTGAGCGATAGCGGCTATAACGCGATCAACGCATTGTGGGGCGGCAAGGCCACCTTCGAGGGTTTCGGCGCGAAGGACCCGCTGGATCAGGTGCTGGTGGACGATCGGGCGATCCACGACACGATGGCATCGATGATCGTGCACCAGGTGTTCAGCCGCCATCCGAAGTTGAAGGCCGTCAGCATCGAGAACGGCTCGTACTTCGTGTACCGGTTGATCAAACGGCTGAAGAAGGCCGCCAACACCGCGCCGTCGCACTTCAAAGAGGACCCCGTCGAGCAGCTGAAAAACAACGTCTGGATCGCGCCGTACTACGAGGACGACGTGAAGCTGCTCGCCGACACCATCGGTGTGGACAAGATCCTGTTCGGCTCGGACTGGCCCCACGGTGAAGGGCTCGCCGACCCGATGACCTTCACCGCGGACATTCCCCAGTTCCCGGAATTCAGTGCCGAAGACACCCGTAAAGTCATGCGCGACAACGCGCTTGAGCTGCTGGGTGCCAACGTGCCCGCGTCGGCGTAG
- a CDS encoding enoyl-CoA hydratase — protein sequence MSDGSAVAERPIASSEPVLYEVRDSGVAVITLNQPARLNAWGGPMTSAFFRLVDAAEADSNVRVIVMTGTGRAFCAGAYMGDLDSISSTTVESASKTDVSALVAEKHPYFLTQLSKPVIAAINGSVAGIGLSVALMADIRFAAAGAKFSTSFARRGLVAEYGISWILPRLVGWGAAVDLLLSGRTFLAEEAAELGLVKEVVPGEELMDRALAYAEDMAANCAPSSLAVMKRQLYADAGLPIVETSDRAEQLMHESMTRPDFIEGITAFFEKRPPKFPPLTVPSVPSVRGGHSSPVEKDGEEVR from the coding sequence GGTGATCACCCTCAACCAGCCGGCGCGGCTGAACGCGTGGGGCGGGCCGATGACGTCGGCGTTCTTCCGCCTCGTCGACGCCGCGGAGGCGGACAGCAACGTCCGCGTCATCGTGATGACGGGCACCGGCCGCGCGTTCTGCGCGGGTGCGTACATGGGCGACCTGGACTCGATCTCGTCGACGACGGTCGAGTCGGCGAGCAAGACCGACGTCAGCGCCCTCGTCGCGGAGAAGCACCCCTACTTTCTGACCCAGTTGAGCAAGCCGGTGATCGCCGCGATCAACGGCTCGGTCGCCGGGATCGGACTGTCGGTGGCGCTGATGGCCGACATCCGCTTCGCCGCGGCCGGCGCGAAGTTCAGCACGTCGTTCGCGCGGCGCGGGCTGGTCGCGGAATACGGCATCTCCTGGATCCTGCCCCGGCTGGTCGGCTGGGGCGCCGCGGTCGACCTGCTGCTCTCCGGCCGCACGTTCCTCGCCGAGGAGGCCGCCGAACTGGGCCTGGTCAAAGAGGTGGTGCCCGGCGAGGAGCTGATGGACCGGGCGCTGGCCTACGCCGAGGACATGGCCGCAAACTGTGCGCCGAGCTCGTTGGCCGTGATGAAGCGGCAGCTTTACGCCGACGCCGGATTGCCGATCGTCGAGACCAGCGATCGGGCCGAGCAGCTGATGCACGAATCCATGACGCGTCCCGATTTCATCGAGGGCATTACGGCGTTCTTCGAGAAACGCCCGCCCAAGTTCCCGCCTCTAACGGTTCCGTCGGTTCCGTCGGTTCGCGGCGGCCACAGCTCACCAGTCGAGAAGGATGGAGAGGAAGTCCGATGA